One Phocaeicola dorei genomic region harbors:
- a CDS encoding OmpA family protein: MKRSVFALALSMGIFTMHAQNDRTALEGTRPGDNWSIELKTGAVTPLTHSAFFKNVRPAFGVGIGKQLTPIFGLGIQGMGYVNTTASKTAFDASEVSVFGKVNLMNLFGSYTGEPRIFEIEALTGIGWLHYYQNGPGDTNSWSTRLGLNLNFNLGEEKAWTFGIKPAVVYDMQGDFNRKKSRFNANNAAFELTAGLTYHFMCSNGTHHFTTMKPYDPVEIGELNDAVNNLRSQLNDKDMQLNNAMQQANNLQRELADCRTQAANIETVVKTNRIPESIITFRQGKSVVDASQLPNVERVATYMKKHPEARVIIKGYASPEGNLAFNKKLANARAESVKTILVKRYKISDTRITAEGQGIGDMFSEPDWNRVSICTIEEGK; the protein is encoded by the coding sequence ATGAAAAGATCTGTCTTTGCTTTAGCATTAAGCATGGGTATCTTTACCATGCATGCACAAAATGATCGTACCGCTCTTGAAGGCACACGTCCGGGTGACAACTGGTCTATTGAACTGAAAACCGGTGCCGTGACTCCTCTTACCCACAGTGCGTTCTTCAAAAATGTCCGTCCGGCTTTCGGAGTCGGGATCGGAAAACAACTTACTCCCATTTTCGGTTTGGGCATTCAAGGCATGGGGTATGTAAATACCACGGCCAGCAAGACCGCATTTGACGCTTCCGAAGTGAGCGTGTTCGGCAAAGTCAATCTGATGAACCTTTTCGGAAGCTATACAGGCGAACCGCGCATCTTTGAAATCGAAGCCTTGACAGGTATCGGATGGCTGCATTACTATCAGAACGGCCCCGGCGATACAAACTCCTGGTCAACACGCCTGGGCCTGAATCTGAATTTTAACCTGGGTGAAGAGAAAGCATGGACGTTCGGCATCAAACCGGCAGTTGTATACGATATGCAGGGAGATTTTAATCGAAAAAAAAGTCGTTTCAACGCCAATAATGCGGCTTTTGAACTGACTGCCGGATTAACCTATCATTTCATGTGTAGCAACGGTACGCACCATTTCACAACCATGAAACCGTATGACCCGGTAGAAATCGGAGAACTGAATGACGCGGTGAACAACCTGCGGTCACAATTGAACGACAAGGACATGCAGCTGAACAATGCCATGCAGCAGGCAAATAATCTGCAAAGAGAATTGGCTGACTGCAGAACTCAGGCTGCCAACATAGAAACTGTGGTGAAGACCAACCGCATTCCTGAGTCAATCATTACCTTCAGACAAGGGAAATCGGTAGTTGATGCCTCCCAACTCCCCAATGTGGAGCGTGTGGCCACTTACATGAAAAAGCATCCTGAAGCCAGGGTTATCATCAAAGGATATGCTTCTCCCGAAGGCAACCTCGCTTTCAATAAGAAACTGGCAAACGCACGTGCTGAGTCCGTAAAGACCATCCTTGTAAAAAGATACAAGATCAGTGATACCCGCATCACTGCTGAAGGACAGGGAATCGGTGACATGTTCTCGGAGCCGGACTGGAACCGCGTCAGCATTTGTACCATCGAAGAAGGTAAATAA
- a CDS encoding YtxH domain-containing protein: protein MENRNSSLWIGLGVGSVIGALAYRFSRTSKAKKLKEKVCDTFHKITGQAEDMLDEAKEKAVDAGKTVADKMADKAFGLAEKTDDFKNKMHAMASEAKK from the coding sequence ATGGAAAATAGAAATTCTAGTTTATGGATCGGTCTGGGAGTAGGTTCGGTCATCGGTGCTTTGGCTTACCGTTTTTCACGTACTTCAAAAGCCAAGAAACTGAAGGAAAAAGTATGTGACACCTTTCATAAGATAACCGGCCAGGCGGAAGACATGTTGGATGAAGCCAAAGAAAAAGCGGTGGATGCTGGAAAGACCGTAGCGGATAAGATGGCCGACAAGGCATTCGGCCTTGCTGAGAAAACAGACGATTTTAAGAACAAAATGCATGCAATGGCTTCCGAAGCTAAGAAATAA
- a CDS encoding manganese catalase family protein: protein MFYHVKDLQFNARVSQPDPRFARVMLEAFGGANGELKSALQYFVQAFSCHNPFPDKYDMLMDIATEEFGHLEIVGATIQMLLGPVNGEMKNALEDTPLRTMMSGKSAKEDLIHQAFTNPQFLVGAPGSPALTDSNGNPWCATYVSATAELTVDLRSNMAGEARAKIGYENLLQLTDDPLVKETLGFLMTREVTHYQQFEAALETIQPNFPPGVFQTSPKYSNLYFDLSKGDDARGPWNEGESTQLKEQWQYIEQPLEEVRSTDGLLDRKPEGTDRSEKEIARKEAQLSKERSGQVLASTPKKEMSWCKYQ, encoded by the coding sequence ATGTTTTATCATGTAAAAGATTTGCAGTTCAACGCCCGGGTTTCACAACCCGATCCGCGTTTTGCACGTGTGATGCTTGAAGCATTCGGCGGTGCGAATGGAGAATTGAAATCCGCCTTGCAATATTTTGTGCAGGCTTTCAGTTGTCACAATCCATTCCCTGATAAATATGATATGTTGATGGATATTGCCACAGAAGAGTTCGGACATCTGGAGATTGTAGGGGCCACGATTCAGATGCTTTTGGGACCGGTGAATGGAGAAATGAAGAATGCGCTTGAAGATACGCCGCTCCGCACGATGATGAGCGGTAAGTCTGCTAAAGAGGACCTGATCCATCAGGCATTCACCAATCCACAATTTTTGGTAGGAGCCCCCGGCAGTCCGGCTTTGACAGACAGTAACGGAAATCCTTGGTGTGCCACCTATGTGTCTGCTACGGCAGAATTGACGGTGGATCTTCGTTCCAACATGGCAGGAGAGGCACGCGCCAAAATAGGCTATGAAAATCTTCTCCAGTTGACGGACGATCCTTTGGTAAAGGAAACGCTTGGTTTTCTCATGACTCGTGAAGTGACACATTACCAGCAGTTTGAGGCTGCTTTGGAAACAATTCAGCCCAATTTCCCGCCTGGAGTATTTCAAACATCTCCCAAATACAGCAATTTATATTTTGATCTGTCGAAAGGCGATGACGCTCGTGGACCTTGGAATGAAGGGGAGAGCACGCAGCTAAAGGAACAGTGGCAATATATAGAACAACCACTTGAAGAAGTGAGAAGCACGGATGGATTGCTGGATCGAAAACCGGAAGGTACCGACCGGTCGGAAAAAGAGATTGCCAGAAAAGAAGCACAATTGTCCAAGGAGCGTAGCGGGCAGGTGCTGGCGTCTACTCCCAAGAAGGAGATGTCTTGGTGCAAGTATCAGTGA
- a CDS encoding GlsB/YeaQ/YmgE family stress response membrane protein: MYFLWYIIIGILAGFVAGKFMRGGGFGLFTNLLVGVVGGVLGGWVFGLLGIATTGLLGSLITSIVGAVVLLWIVSLFNNKKRIDL, translated from the coding sequence ATGTATTTTCTATGGTACATTATTATCGGAATTCTTGCCGGATTCGTTGCTGGCAAATTTATGCGGGGCGGCGGCTTTGGCCTGTTTACTAATCTGCTGGTAGGTGTTGTCGGCGGTGTTTTGGGTGGATGGGTGTTCGGTCTGCTGGGAATCGCAACGACAGGTCTGTTGGGCAGTCTGATAACTTCAATTGTAGGAGCTGTCGTTTTGTTGTGGATTGTTTCATTGTTTAATAACAAAAAGAGAATTGACCTTTAA
- a CDS encoding NAD(P)/FAD-dependent oxidoreductase: MDLHSGLPYWIIRNSLWDYFHPLEKDLSTDVVIVGSGITGALMAHELCHAGIKCCIVDKRSIATGSSAASTALLQYEIDVPLCRMAKIIGEENAATAYHACLQSISDIKRVLEETGVNAGFEQLPSLFYASSAADNKLLEQEHEIRQKHKLPVNLLEKKKIREEYKVKTPGNALINEASAQMDAYRAATGLLAYHIKESGLKVFTHTSIKECIETSDGCIMTTDRGHKIKCGYVIIATGFEAGQFLPQKIMDLTSTYALVSHPVASEHLWPTHCLIWETADPYLYIRTTDKNRIIVGGEDEKFSDPQRRDSLLRKKTRILERKVRKLFPDLPFETEMVWCGTFSTTKDGLPFIGNWPDKERMFFDLGYGGNGITFSMIGAQIICRQLQGMKDERSGIFGYERIEKYW, translated from the coding sequence ATGGACTTACACTCAGGATTACCCTATTGGATCATCAGAAATTCCCTATGGGACTATTTCCATCCTTTGGAAAAGGATCTGTCGACAGATGTCGTCATTGTAGGTTCCGGCATAACGGGAGCCTTGATGGCACACGAATTGTGCCATGCCGGAATAAAATGCTGCATAGTTGACAAACGCAGCATTGCAACCGGAAGTTCCGCAGCAAGCACCGCACTGCTGCAATATGAAATTGACGTTCCTCTTTGTCGGATGGCAAAAATCATCGGCGAGGAAAATGCTGCGACGGCTTACCATGCCTGCCTGCAATCCATTTCTGATATAAAAAGAGTACTGGAAGAAACGGGAGTCAATGCCGGTTTCGAACAACTGCCCAGCCTCTTTTATGCCAGTAGTGCGGCGGATAACAAACTTTTGGAACAAGAACATGAAATACGGCAAAAACATAAGTTGCCGGTCAATCTGCTCGAGAAGAAGAAAATTAGAGAGGAATATAAGGTAAAGACACCCGGCAATGCCCTGATAAATGAGGCATCCGCACAAATGGATGCTTATAGGGCGGCAACCGGACTGTTAGCTTACCATATAAAGGAAAGCGGACTGAAAGTTTTTACCCATACCTCAATAAAAGAGTGTATAGAAACATCTGACGGCTGTATCATGACAACAGACAGAGGACATAAAATTAAATGCGGATATGTAATCATAGCCACGGGATTTGAGGCCGGACAATTCCTTCCTCAGAAAATCATGGATCTGACCTCTACCTATGCACTCGTATCGCATCCGGTAGCTTCCGAACACCTGTGGCCGACACATTGCCTGATTTGGGAAACAGCCGATCCGTATCTATACATCCGCACAACCGATAAAAACCGGATCATCGTAGGTGGTGAGGACGAAAAGTTCAGTGACCCGCAGCGCCGGGATTCATTACTCAGAAAGAAAACCCGTATCTTGGAAAGGAAGGTCAGAAAACTATTCCCCGACCTCCCTTTCGAAACGGAAATGGTATGGTGTGGCACATTTAGTACCACCAAGGACGGACTACCCTTCATCGGCAACTGGCCTGACAAGGAACGAATGTTTTTCGATTTGGGATATGGGGGAAACGGAATTACTTTCAGCATGATCGGAGCACAAATAATCTGCCGTCAGCTACAAGGTATGAAAGATGAACGCAGCGGTATTTTCGGCTACGAAAGAATCGAAAAATATTGGTAA